In Bacteriovorax stolpii, a single genomic region encodes these proteins:
- a CDS encoding tetratricopeptide repeat protein, producing MSKDKLQLLSPLFLKYQADYEKNPRSRVFAPLAETYRKLGMTDKAMEILAQGIRFHPTYVMGYLGLAFCYSDLKQYNLAYNTLRPLVENNRDNIRLQKLFADVCLELGYKEEALDTYKYLLFINPRDKEVALQVSTLERSIEEQYRPVHQPIYIPESEFRNDNKKIEIDDHQLFDIDKLQSKPTSSKADFDDWMALDLSREQKTPSAVEDPYEFWNLKKGDTPLDLGSSAEEATPVEEKPETTKPTLLEKFEQVEIKTAPDLYVALDLDNEEEEEGEQEEASEVPLVTHTLVDLYCGQGHIEKALEVLEKILILNPKDEKTIQKIREIKSLMGPYEAEPVSTPAPVKKAPEIKIEIPVANKPHLEALKEISEEDGRRNLMDILDQQLGHEEVIEAEIVASDPIPDEIDQKIAQSEEQKRKIEEKLGQFLKKIQKRALDYQSRV from the coding sequence ATGAGTAAAGATAAACTACAGCTTCTATCACCACTGTTTCTAAAGTATCAGGCGGATTACGAAAAAAATCCGCGATCGAGAGTCTTTGCGCCTCTTGCTGAAACTTATAGAAAACTTGGTATGACAGACAAGGCGATGGAAATTCTCGCTCAAGGGATTCGTTTCCATCCAACTTATGTCATGGGCTATCTTGGGCTGGCGTTCTGTTACTCAGACTTAAAACAATATAATCTTGCATACAATACTCTAAGACCTTTAGTTGAAAACAACCGCGATAATATTCGTCTCCAAAAGCTTTTTGCTGATGTTTGTCTGGAGCTTGGTTATAAAGAAGAAGCACTTGATACTTACAAGTACCTCTTGTTCATTAATCCTCGCGATAAAGAAGTGGCCCTTCAGGTTTCAACTCTTGAGCGCTCGATAGAAGAGCAATACAGGCCGGTTCATCAGCCTATTTACATTCCAGAATCTGAATTTAGAAATGATAATAAAAAAATTGAGATTGATGATCATCAATTATTCGATATTGATAAACTACAAAGTAAACCAACAAGTTCTAAAGCAGATTTTGATGACTGGATGGCCCTGGATTTAAGCCGTGAGCAGAAAACACCGTCAGCAGTAGAAGATCCATACGAATTCTGGAATCTGAAAAAAGGTGATACTCCATTAGACCTGGGATCTTCTGCGGAAGAAGCAACTCCGGTTGAAGAAAAACCAGAAACCACAAAACCTACGTTATTGGAAAAATTTGAGCAAGTTGAAATCAAAACAGCTCCAGATTTATATGTTGCTTTAGATTTAGATAATGAAGAAGAGGAAGAAGGCGAACAAGAAGAAGCGAGTGAAGTTCCACTTGTCACTCACACACTTGTCGATCTTTACTGCGGGCAAGGTCACATTGAAAAGGCCCTGGAAGTTTTAGAGAAGATTTTAATTCTCAATCCAAAAGACGAAAAAACGATTCAAAAAATCAGAGAGATCAAATCACTGATGGGACCTTATGAAGCTGAGCCAGTTTCAACTCCAGCCCCTGTGAAAAAGGCTCCTGAAATTAAAATCGAAATCCCTGTCGCCAACAAGCCTCACCTCGAAGCCTTGAAAGAAATTTCAGAGGAAGACGGACGTAGAAACCTGATGGATATTCTGGATCAGCAGCTTGGTCATGAAGAGGTGATTGAGGCTGAAATAGTTGCAAGTGATCCGATTCCAGATGAAATCGACCAGAAAATTGCCCAATCCGAAGAGCAAAAGCGCAAAATCGAAGAAAAATTAGGCCAATTCTTAAAGAAAATTCAAAAAAGAGCACTAGATTATCAATCGCGCGTTTGA
- a CDS encoding type II 3-dehydroquinate dehydratase codes for MNQTKNSEFLIINGPNLNMLGTREPEIYGSLTLAEIKNYTEKSLEQDNVKLEWYQSNIEGEIVTKIQEASQKNYKALIINPGAYSHTSVAIFDALCLMKCPVIEVHISNTHRREEFRQTKLTAKASTIIMEGLGKIAYLTAVKSQLF; via the coding sequence ATGAATCAAACGAAAAATAGCGAATTTCTCATCATCAATGGGCCGAATCTCAATATGCTCGGCACTCGCGAACCCGAAATTTACGGGTCGTTAACTCTCGCAGAAATCAAAAATTATACAGAAAAATCGCTGGAACAGGACAATGTAAAACTCGAGTGGTACCAATCCAACATCGAGGGTGAGATTGTCACTAAGATCCAGGAAGCTTCACAAAAAAATTATAAGGCCTTAATTATTAATCCCGGAGCTTACTCTCACACGAGCGTGGCCATCTTTGATGCGCTTTGCCTTATGAAATGTCCGGTGATTGAAGTTCATATTTCTAACACTCACAGACGTGAGGAGTTCAGGCAAACGAAGTTGACTGCAAAAGCTTCAACAATCATAATGGAAGGCCTAGGAAAAATCGCATATCTTACAGCTGTTAAGTCTCAGCTTTTTTAA
- the efp gene encoding elongation factor P encodes MYDTTEIKKGLKIEVEGKPYVVLKSDFTNPGKGSAFVTARIKNLETGQVIERTWKSGVSTNVTAPDLEEKEVEYTYSDADGFNFLDQSNFETIHLTNEQVGDDKYYLMEGSKLVVLYYKGRPISIEHPHFIFIKVAETDPGLKGDTASGATKRAVMETGLQVKVPLFIKEGELLKIDTRTGEYIERANAK; translated from the coding sequence ATGTACGACACTACCGAGATCAAAAAAGGTTTAAAAATTGAAGTTGAAGGGAAACCTTACGTCGTTTTGAAATCTGATTTTACTAACCCTGGTAAAGGTTCTGCTTTCGTAACAGCTAGAATTAAAAACCTTGAAACTGGACAAGTTATCGAAAGAACTTGGAAGTCAGGAGTTTCAACTAACGTTACAGCTCCAGACCTAGAAGAAAAAGAAGTAGAATACACATATTCAGACGCTGATGGATTCAACTTCCTTGATCAATCAAACTTCGAAACAATCCACCTGACAAATGAGCAGGTTGGAGATGATAAATATTATTTAATGGAAGGATCTAAGCTAGTAGTACTTTACTATAAAGGTCGTCCAATCTCGATTGAGCACCCTCACTTCATCTTCATCAAAGTTGCTGAGACAGATCCAGGACTAAAAGGTGATACAGCTTCAGGTGCAACTAAGAGAGCTGTTATGGAAACAGGTCTTCAAGTTAAAGTTCCACTTTTCATCAAAGAAGGTGAGCTTCTAAAAATCGATACGCGTACAGGTGAATACATCGAACGCGCTAACGCAAAATAA